One window of the Methanomicrobia archaeon genome contains the following:
- a CDS encoding metal-dependent transcriptional regulator, which yields MVSRKAEDYLEAILNVAERKGYARVKDVAIALQVRPPSVVEMLRKLDGQGFVLYQKYEGVRLTPRGNEIARVVKNRHETIRAFLELLNVPAKIADKDACIIEHELEPTTIEQLKNFVQFVLTAPDHPQWLAHFETFCETGVHPCAEDEREPKLSNTP from the coding sequence ATGGTGAGCAGAAAAGCGGAAGATTATCTGGAAGCGATCCTGAACGTTGCGGAGCGGAAGGGATACGCACGAGTAAAGGACGTTGCGATAGCGTTGCAGGTCCGACCCCCGAGTGTTGTTGAGATGCTGCGGAAACTTGACGGACAGGGCTTTGTTCTGTATCAGAAATACGAAGGCGTGCGATTGACCCCGCGCGGAAACGAGATCGCACGTGTGGTCAAAAACCGTCATGAGACGATCCGTGCATTTCTGGAGCTCTTGAACGTGCCCGCGAAGATCGCGGATAAGGATGCGTGCATCATTGAGCACGAGCTGGAGCCGACGACGATTGAGCAGTTGAAGAACTTCGTGCAGTTTGTGCTGACCGCGCCGGATCATCCCCAATGGCTTGCGCATTTCGAGACCTTCTGTGAGACTGGCGTCCATCCGTGTGCCGAGGATGAGCGAGAGCCAAAACTGAGCAACACGCCATAA
- a CDS encoding tetratricopeptide repeat protein, which translates to MSGDNELEKSGVKTAEELLLAGEARLNAGEFEEAIAIYKEIVKREPRLPTLAKACNDCGVAYASLEMNEMAISFFNAALNLSAYLMDEGISTCINLGQVYKLMAEDDKAEEYFRRAEQLKREHKRREEEMKRAFSYVD; encoded by the coding sequence ATGAGTGGAGATAATGAATTGGAGAAGTCCGGGGTGAAGACGGCAGAGGAGCTGTTACTCGCTGGTGAGGCACGCCTCAACGCGGGCGAATTTGAGGAAGCGATAGCGATTTACAAGGAGATCGTGAAGCGAGAGCCGCGACTGCCCACGCTCGCAAAGGCCTGTAACGATTGCGGCGTCGCTTACGCGAGCCTGGAGATGAACGAGATGGCCATTAGCTTCTTCAATGCAGCGCTAAATCTCAGCGCTTATCTCATGGACGAAGGCATCTCAACCTGTATCAATCTGGGCCAGGTCTACAAGCTGATGGCTGAGGACGATAAGGCGGAAGAGTACTTCAGAAGAGCCGAGCAGCTCAAGCGCGAGCATAAACGACGAGAAGAAGAGATGAAGCGTGCCTTCTCGTATGTGGATTGA
- a CDS encoding formylmethanofuran--tetrahydromethanopterin N-formyltransferase — protein sequence MELEDTYCEAFDGLVARLCVTAYDARLVHQAVSGATALPCTVFGESEGGVEQWLPGQETPDGRAGAVIQIWVNYGPGAPQKLEYELAKRVRQGILVVPTTSAYNALDTTAAIDMMATVGHCGDGYETVEHRFGREVIVVPIMMGEFVIERRISYQRGVMGGNLWLFCTSIASALEAGERAVAAIEEIEGVIAPFGICSAGSKPETNFPEIGPTTNHWHCPTLKDRIADSQVPDGVVSIPEIVFNGLTLDSVKGAMRAAILSVQDVEGVVKISAGNYGGQLGTYRIFLREVL from the coding sequence ATGGAGCTCGAGGACACGTATTGCGAGGCCTTTGACGGGCTCGTTGCTCGTCTCTGCGTAACCGCTTATGATGCGCGACTGGTGCACCAGGCGGTCAGCGGTGCCACGGCACTGCCCTGCACGGTCTTTGGAGAGTCAGAAGGTGGTGTCGAGCAGTGGTTGCCCGGACAGGAAACACCGGATGGCCGAGCGGGCGCAGTCATCCAAATCTGGGTGAATTACGGTCCCGGAGCGCCCCAGAAGCTCGAATATGAGCTTGCAAAACGCGTGCGGCAGGGGATACTCGTCGTGCCCACGACCTCGGCCTACAATGCGCTTGACACTACCGCGGCCATCGATATGATGGCGACGGTGGGGCATTGCGGTGATGGCTACGAAACCGTTGAGCACCGATTCGGACGGGAGGTCATCGTCGTGCCGATCATGATGGGCGAATTCGTGATCGAGCGGAGGATAAGCTACCAGCGGGGCGTCATGGGCGGCAATCTCTGGCTCTTCTGCACCAGCATCGCGTCCGCCCTGGAAGCGGGTGAGCGTGCAGTTGCCGCGATTGAGGAGATTGAGGGCGTGATCGCGCCCTTTGGGATCTGCTCCGCCGGCTCAAAGCCCGAGACGAATTTTCCGGAGATCGGCCCGACGACCAACCACTGGCACTGCCCCACGCTGAAAGATCGTATTGCGGATTCACAGGTGCCTGACGGAGTCGTTAGCATCCCCGAAATCGTGTTCAACGGCCTCACGCTCGATTCGGTAAAAGGTGCTATGCGTGCCGCTATTCTGAGCGTACAGGATGTTGAGGGCGTCGTAAAAATCTCAGCGGGCAATTACGGTGGTCAGCTGGGAACGTACAGGATCTTCTTACGGGAAGTCCTGTAG
- a CDS encoding ferrous iron transporter B, translating to MKQIILTGCPNVGKSVLFSRLTGVNVISSNYPGTTVDLTRGTTRIGNEKYELIDIPGTYSLEPTSKAEEVARTMLHGGDIVINVVDATHLERNLYLSLELLEMKKPTIVVLNLWDETQHLGIEIDLARLERDLGVQVVPTCALCGTGIMELAAAINRAEPSKTIQPMSEEERWLRVGELIRDTQQVHHRHHTFWDRLADMTVQPATGIPLAILAILLVFLFIIEIGNALIEYVLDPFFYGLYGPWIINAVNSFAPSGLLHNILIGTSTVEAPDFEQSLGILTTGLYVPFGMVLPFIISFYFMLSLLEDLGYLPRLAVLIDTGFHKLGLHGSAIVPTLLGCGCNVPGALATRILETDKQRFIAMTLMAISIPCMAQSAMIFAILGRYGLRWILIVYLTLFVLYISLGLVLKRIVKGESPELLLEVPPYRKPDLRTLLKKTWSKAYGFLAEAVPFVILGILIVNLLYVFGIVDVLSVLFAPLLTRVLGLPEGAIVALMLGILRKDIAIGMLLPLGMTPQQLTVACIILATYFPCIATFVVMLRELGVKALLKAAGLMVLISFSIGVLMRVILIGI from the coding sequence ATGAAGCAGATCATTCTTACAGGCTGCCCCAACGTGGGCAAGAGCGTTCTATTCTCCCGATTGACCGGTGTGAATGTGATCTCATCGAATTATCCTGGCACTACGGTCGATCTCACGCGCGGCACCACCCGGATCGGAAACGAGAAATACGAGCTGATCGATATACCAGGAACATACTCCCTGGAGCCAACTTCGAAAGCCGAGGAAGTCGCCCGAACGATGCTCCACGGTGGCGATATTGTTATCAATGTGGTTGATGCAACGCACCTGGAGCGAAATCTCTATCTGTCGCTGGAGCTCCTGGAGATGAAGAAGCCTACGATCGTTGTCCTCAACCTCTGGGACGAGACACAGCACCTCGGTATCGAGATCGATCTCGCACGCTTGGAGCGTGACCTCGGCGTTCAGGTTGTTCCGACCTGCGCGCTCTGTGGTACGGGCATCATGGAACTGGCAGCTGCGATTAACAGGGCCGAGCCCTCGAAGACGATCCAGCCGATGTCAGAGGAGGAACGCTGGTTGCGCGTCGGCGAGCTCATTCGTGACACGCAGCAGGTGCACCACCGCCACCACACCTTCTGGGACCGGTTGGCAGACATGACCGTACAGCCGGCGACCGGTATTCCGCTTGCGATACTCGCGATACTCCTCGTCTTCCTCTTTATCATTGAGATCGGGAACGCGCTCATCGAATATGTGCTTGATCCCTTCTTTTACGGCCTTTACGGCCCCTGGATCATCAACGCCGTGAACTCGTTCGCGCCGAGCGGACTCTTGCACAATATCTTGATCGGGACCTCGACGGTCGAAGCACCGGATTTCGAGCAGTCGCTGGGCATCCTGACGACGGGTCTCTACGTGCCCTTCGGCATGGTGCTGCCCTTTATTATCTCCTTCTACTTCATGCTCAGCCTGCTCGAAGACCTGGGATATCTGCCCCGGCTCGCGGTGCTCATTGATACCGGTTTCCACAAGCTCGGGTTGCATGGTTCCGCAATCGTGCCGACGCTCCTGGGCTGCGGTTGTAATGTCCCGGGCGCGTTAGCCACGCGTATCCTGGAGACGGATAAACAGCGGTTCATAGCCATGACGCTCATGGCGATCTCCATCCCCTGCATGGCGCAGTCCGCGATGATCTTTGCTATCCTCGGCCGCTACGGGCTCAGATGGATACTCATCGTTTACCTCACCCTCTTCGTGCTTTACATCTCCTTAGGGCTGGTCTTGAAGCGGATCGTAAAGGGCGAGAGCCCCGAGCTGTTACTGGAAGTCCCGCCGTATCGCAAGCCTGATCTAAGAACGTTACTCAAGAAGACGTGGTCGAAGGCTTATGGCTTCCTCGCCGAGGCCGTTCCGTTCGTCATCCTTGGCATCTTGATCGTGAATCTGCTCTACGTCTTCGGGATCGTTGACGTGCTCTCAGTGCTCTTCGCGCCGCTTTTAACACGGGTGCTCGGGCTCCCAGAGGGCGCGATCGTCGCGCTGATGCTCGGCATTTTGCGAAAGGACATCGCGATCGGTATGCTCCTGCCCCTGGGTATGACACCGCAGCAGTTGACGGTCGCGTGCATCATTCTGGCCACCTACTTCCCCTGTATCGCGACCTTCGTGGTGATGCTCCGCGAGCTGGGCGTGAAGGCTCTGCTCAAAGCCGCAGGGTTGATGGTGCTCATCTCCT
- a CDS encoding fructose 1,6-bisphosphatase has translation MEKITVSLIKADVGGFPGHSTVHPDLKERANKELKQAKQNGLLVDYHILNAGDDLELLMSHRKGVDSEEIHGLAWHTFEAATEVAKELKLHGAGQDLLVDAFSGNIRGMGPGIAELEFVERGSEPLVAFMMDKTEPGAFNYPIYKIFADPFNTAGLVVDPTMHDGYIFEVWDIKKKKRVFLRTPEELYALLALIGAKSEYVIKRVFPKETSPLPKDEPVAVISTEKLFFTAGKYVGKDDPVALVRAQSGLPALGEVIEPFAMPHLVSGWMRGSHNGPIMPVSFTYSKCTRFDGPPRVIAAGFQLSKGRLVGPADLFDDPAYDRARQKAAAIADYMRAHGPFEPHRLPIEEMEYTTLPNIMKKLAGRFEDAE, from the coding sequence ATGGAGAAAATAACCGTAAGTTTGATAAAAGCGGATGTCGGGGGATTTCCCGGGCATTCAACAGTGCATCCTGATTTGAAAGAGCGTGCGAACAAGGAATTGAAGCAGGCGAAGCAGAATGGCTTACTTGTGGATTATCACATCCTGAATGCGGGCGATGATTTAGAGTTGCTGATGAGTCATCGCAAGGGTGTTGATTCGGAAGAGATCCACGGCCTGGCGTGGCACACCTTTGAGGCAGCAACCGAAGTGGCGAAAGAGCTCAAATTGCACGGTGCAGGTCAGGATTTACTCGTGGACGCATTTAGTGGTAATATCCGCGGCATGGGTCCGGGAATAGCGGAGCTGGAATTTGTGGAACGCGGCTCCGAGCCGCTAGTGGCTTTCATGATGGACAAGACTGAGCCCGGTGCGTTCAATTATCCGATCTATAAGATCTTTGCTGATCCGTTCAACACGGCGGGACTCGTTGTGGATCCCACGATGCATGATGGGTATATCTTCGAGGTGTGGGACATCAAGAAGAAGAAGCGGGTATTTTTGCGCACCCCTGAGGAGCTGTATGCACTGCTTGCCTTGATCGGAGCGAAAAGCGAGTACGTGATCAAGCGGGTATTTCCGAAGGAGACGAGCCCGCTGCCGAAGGATGAGCCCGTGGCCGTTATCAGCACGGAGAAGCTCTTCTTTACCGCGGGCAAATACGTCGGTAAAGATGATCCCGTTGCTCTGGTTCGCGCGCAATCGGGCTTGCCGGCATTGGGCGAGGTCATAGAGCCGTTTGCCATGCCGCATCTCGTTAGTGGCTGGATGCGGGGCTCCCATAACGGTCCGATCATGCCTGTCTCGTTCACCTATTCGAAGTGCACGCGGTTTGATGGGCCACCGCGCGTCATTGCCGCGGGATTCCAGCTCAGTAAGGGGCGGTTGGTCGGCCCCGCAGACCTCTTTGATGATCCTGCATATGATCGTGCACGCCAGAAAGCAGCGGCGATCGCGGATTACATGCGCGCGCACGGGCCATTCGAGCCACACCGACTACCGATCGAGGAGATGGAATACACAACGCTCCCCAACATCATGAAAAAGCTTGCAGGGCGCTTCGAGGATGCGGAATAG
- a CDS encoding ferrous iron transport protein A, whose amino-acid sequence MKNPGVFHESGAGSVLLSSLLPGEQGRIIAVGMGMGRQHHLRRMGLREGKIVTVIATQPAHGPFVLEIDGAQIAIGRGMALHILVEKV is encoded by the coding sequence ATGAAGAATCCGGGAGTGTTCCACGAATCAGGGGCAGGAAGCGTCCTTCTTAGCTCACTGCTGCCAGGCGAGCAAGGGCGGATCATTGCGGTTGGCATGGGCATGGGGCGGCAGCACCATCTCCGGCGGATGGGACTGCGGGAAGGCAAGATCGTTACGGTGATCGCGACCCAGCCGGCACACGGCCCGTTCGTCTTGGAAATCGATGGCGCACAGATTGCAATCGGGCGGGGCATGGCACTGCATATTCTGGTCGAGAAGGTATGA